The following proteins are encoded in a genomic region of Anomaloglossus baeobatrachus isolate aAnoBae1 chromosome 6, aAnoBae1.hap1, whole genome shotgun sequence:
- the LOC142244195 gene encoding DNA damage-regulated autophagy modulator protein 1-like — protein sequence MEIRGLALLPILWVLWTLLGVCVLIALTVISGHQKYPYISHTGITFPESVIYTVIFLVNSFFGASIAYIQYRFMIIQSEPSEKRFIICQKILLIASWIVCIGNAVNAVCSVKTHPTPHRIGAGLAFFVLAIYNLCQSVYLYKRSFSSRCMCHFRLAAALVTIALLLIFVTGMCTTFFQLCYGVCWTIFNMAGMIGEWTGFVGLIMHQLTNYTDFKSLSLKFSREGVTICLREKNQATKLPV from the exons ATGGAGATCCGGGGTTTGGCATTATTGCCAATCTTGTGGGTCTTATGGACGCTATTGGGCGTCTGTGTGCTAATTGCCCTGACAGTCATCTCAGGGCATCAGAAATATCCTTACATCAG TCATACGGGAATTACTTTCCCAGAATCGGTCATCTACACCGTTATCTTCCTAGTGAACTCCTTCTTTG GAGCCAGCATCGCGTACATCCAGTATAGGTTCATGATTATTCAATCTGAGCCATCGGAGAAGCGGTTTATCATCTGCCAGAAAATCCTTCTCATCGCTAGCTGGATAGTGTGCATTGGGAACGCGGTTAATGCAGTATGCTCG GTGAAAACCCATCCTACACCGCACAGGATCGGAGCAGGTCTGGCATTTTTTGTTCTTGCCATTTACAACTTATGTCAGTCTGTATACCTATACAAGCGATCCTTCAGCAGTCGCTGTATGTGCCACTTTAGACTGGCAGCAGCGTTGGTAACGATTGCATTACTCCTGATAT TTGTTACAGGTATGTGCACCACCTTCTTCCAGCTATGCTATGGTGTCTGTTGGACG ATCTTCAACATGGCAGGCATGATAGGCGAGTGGACGGGATTCGTCGGCCTAATAATGCACCAGCTTACTAATTATACGGATTTCAAG AGTTTGTCTTTAAAGTTCTCCCGGGAAGGTGTCACCATCTGTCTAAGGGAAAAGAACCAGGCCACCAAACTTCCCGTGTAA